In Sorghum bicolor cultivar BTx623 chromosome 10, Sorghum_bicolor_NCBIv3, whole genome shotgun sequence, one genomic interval encodes:
- the LOC8083196 gene encoding protein G1-like1, translated as MQVGGGAADSPGAAAGAEAPRPSRYESQKRRDWHTFGQYLRNHRPPLELARCSGAHVLEFLRYLDQFGKTKVHAPGCPFFGHPSPPAPCPCPLRQAWGSLDALVGRLRAAFEEHGGRPEANPFGARAVRLYLREVRDSQAKARGIAYEKKRRKRPSASSSQSSPQAATTPPQQAPPVSSPALSDVVAERADVRAHVPDAGHQQHHHLHQHQHQHHFFMPHPQFLHGFSLLPGNPEAVAANGNGGGSSSASVAAGNGDEIALAMAAAAEAHAAGCMLPLSVFN; from the coding sequence ATGCAGGTCGGAGGAGGAGCGGCCGACAgccccggcgcggcggcgggcgcggAGGCGCCCCGCCCGAGCCGCTACGAGTCGCAGAAGCGGCGGGACTGGCACACGTTCGGGCAGTACCTGCGCAACCACCGGCCGCCGCTGGAGCTGGCGCGGTGCAGCGGCGCGCACGTGCTCGAGTTCCTGCGCTACCTGGACCAGTTCGGCAAGACCAAGGTCCACGCGCCGGGGTGCCCCTTCTTCGGCCACCCGTCGCCGCCGGCCCCGTGCCCGTGCCCGCTGCGCCAGGCCTGGGGCAGCCTCGACGCGCTCGTCGGCCGCCTGCGCGCCGCCTTCGAGGAGCACGGGGGACGGCCTGAGGCCAACCCCTTCGGCGCGCGCGCCGTGCGCCTATACCTCCGCGAGGTCCGCGACAGCCAGGCCAAGGCGCGCGGCATCGCCTACGAGAAGAAGCGCCGGAAGCGGCCGTCCGCTTCGTCGTCCCAGTCGTCGCCGCAGGCCGCGACGACCCCGCCGCAGCAGGCTCCTCCCGTCTCCTCGCCGGCCCTGTCGGACGTGGTGGCCGAGAGGGCCGACGTGCGGGCGCACGTGCCGGACGCCGGGCACCAGCAGCACCATCAcctgcaccagcaccagcaccagcatcACTTCTTCATGCCACACCCGCAGTTCCTGCACGGGTTCAGCCTGCTGCCGGGCAACCCCGAAGCGGTGGCTGCCAATGGcaacggcggcggcagcagcagcgctAGCGTCGCTGCCGGCAACGGTGACGAGATAGCGCtggcgatggcggcggcggcggaggcgcacGCGGCGGGGTGCATGCTGCCGCTGTCGGTGTTCAACTAG